One Paenibacillus crassostreae DNA segment encodes these proteins:
- a CDS encoding SDR family oxidoreductase, producing MNKRFCLVTGATSGLGEATARGLAALGAHVILACRDVKKGLVIADSIKMTTGNRNIDILQVDLASLASIRCAAQEFREKYDKLHVLVNCAAVIHSERILTGDGFESMMAVNHLAPFLLTHLLLDVLKNSAPSRIINYTSAVQEELDFDDLMSSNNFSRKMYGRTKMANVLFTYELSHRLEGSGVTVNCLHPGVVRTRLGRDMTGMLKLVITLMLPFFLSAAKGAETAVYLASSAEVEGVTGKYYTKKKAVASSQASYDEAVMRRLWEASEKLVNIN from the coding sequence ATGAATAAACGATTTTGTTTGGTTACTGGAGCGACTTCAGGATTAGGTGAGGCAACGGCTAGAGGGCTTGCAGCGCTAGGGGCTCATGTGATTTTGGCTTGCCGTGATGTGAAGAAAGGACTTGTGATTGCTGACTCTATTAAGATGACAACGGGGAATAGGAATATTGATATATTGCAGGTAGACTTAGCATCATTAGCTTCAATCCGATGTGCTGCCCAAGAGTTTAGAGAGAAATATGATAAATTGCATGTACTGGTAAATTGTGCCGCGGTCATACACTCGGAGCGAATCCTCACTGGGGATGGGTTTGAATCGATGATGGCTGTAAATCATCTGGCACCATTCTTGTTAACCCATTTATTGTTGGATGTGCTCAAGAATAGTGCTCCTTCTCGCATCATTAATTACACCTCCGCCGTGCAGGAAGAGCTTGATTTTGATGACCTGATGAGCAGCAACAATTTCAGTCGCAAAATGTACGGACGTACCAAAATGGCCAATGTTCTGTTTACCTATGAGCTTTCGCATCGCCTGGAAGGAAGCGGGGTAACGGTCAATTGCCTGCATCCGGGTGTTGTTCGTACTCGATTAGGTAGAGACATGACGGGTATGCTCAAGCTTGTTATCACATTGATGCTGCCATTCTTTCTATCAGCGGCCAAAGGTGCGGAAACCGCGGTTTATCTGGCATCCTCAGCTGAAGTAGAGGGAGTGACAGGGAAGTATTATACGAAGAAGAAAGCCGTTGCTTCATCCCAAGCATCCTATGATGAAGCAGTTATGCGCAGGCTTTGGGAAGCCAGTGAAAAATTGGTTAATATAAACTAA